In Candidatus Abyssobacteria bacterium SURF_5, the following proteins share a genomic window:
- a CDS encoding 2-hydroxyacyl-CoA dehydratase, with amino-acid sequence MKTDSAQKPVIGWFCTYTPEELILAAGLESRRILGDAAGMAAADTYLHPNLCAFVRACFGSLLNNPNSFAGVVGIDSCDAMRRLFDACRHFLPVQFSHILALPHEVNEDAVQFFHAELQAFTPALRTYSGNNLNDDNLLRAIAITNETRLILSELDELRRAPTGIVASQYYRILRQSMASDKKEFNRAWRGRLQQLRESNPASREGARVVLSGGVLDDMWIVETIEAAGGHVVADDLCCGSRYFGGLVRTDGDPLLQIAERYIRRLPCARMNTTGKRIDHLLELVRQTNATGLIYYSVKFCDPHTLDWVMIQPELQRMRIPALRCEADYSPGNREQIRTRIEAFLEMLS; translated from the coding sequence GTGAAAACGGACAGCGCTCAAAAACCGGTCATCGGTTGGTTCTGCACGTATACCCCTGAGGAATTGATCCTCGCCGCAGGCCTCGAAAGCAGGCGCATTCTCGGGGATGCAGCCGGCATGGCGGCAGCCGACACGTATCTGCATCCGAACCTCTGCGCATTCGTGCGCGCGTGCTTCGGCTCGCTTCTCAACAATCCCAATTCCTTTGCAGGCGTTGTCGGGATCGACTCGTGCGACGCGATGAGGCGCCTGTTCGATGCCTGCCGCCATTTCCTTCCCGTTCAATTCTCTCATATCCTCGCGCTCCCGCACGAAGTCAATGAGGATGCGGTTCAATTCTTCCATGCCGAACTGCAAGCGTTCACGCCGGCCTTGCGCACATACAGCGGCAATAATCTAAACGACGACAACCTTCTGCGGGCGATCGCGATAACAAACGAGACGCGTCTGATCCTCAGCGAACTCGACGAGCTTCGCCGCGCACCAACCGGCATCGTCGCCTCGCAATACTACCGCATCCTGCGGCAGTCGATGGCATCCGATAAGAAAGAATTCAACAGAGCATGGCGGGGAAGGCTTCAACAATTGCGAGAATCCAATCCCGCCTCTCGAGAAGGCGCGCGCGTGGTCCTTTCCGGCGGAGTGCTCGACGACATGTGGATCGTCGAAACCATTGAAGCTGCCGGCGGACATGTTGTCGCGGATGACCTCTGCTGCGGCAGCAGATATTTTGGCGGCCTGGTCCGGACCGACGGCGACCCGCTCCTGCAAATCGCCGAGCGCTATATCCGGCGCCTCCCCTGCGCTCGAATGAACACGACGGGAAAACGGATCGATCATCTTCTGGAACTGGTGCGCCAAACGAACGCAACCGGCCTGATCTATTACTCGGTAAAATTCTGCGATCCCCATACGCTCGACTGGGTGATGATCCAGCCCGAATTGCAGCGAATGCGTATCCCGGCGCTCAGATGCGAAGCCGATTACTCGCCCGGCAACCGCGAACAAATCAGGACCCGCATCGAAGCCTTCCTCGAAATGCTGAGCTGA
- a CDS encoding DNA-3-methyladenine glycosylase I, with product MPKIRCSWTKDDPLAIQYHDEEFGVPLERDDDLFERLSLEIFQAGLSWRLILHKREALRRAFANFSIKKVAAFTEKDILRLLNDKGIIRNRLKITATIENAKRVQKIISEYGSFAAYLKQVNGSPEEMNRELKRKFSFMGPKISESFLQSIGKTPPWHEPNCWRYRGES from the coding sequence ATGCCAAAGATACGATGCTCATGGACCAAGGATGATCCGCTCGCCATTCAATACCATGATGAAGAATTCGGCGTGCCGCTCGAGCGGGATGACGACCTGTTCGAACGATTATCCCTCGAGATATTCCAGGCCGGCTTGAGTTGGCGCCTCATCCTCCACAAGCGCGAGGCGCTGAGGCGGGCATTCGCGAACTTTTCAATCAAGAAAGTGGCGGCGTTCACGGAAAAAGATATATTACGGCTGTTAAACGATAAAGGCATCATTAGAAACCGGCTCAAAATCACGGCCACAATCGAAAACGCGAAACGGGTCCAGAAAATCATCTCGGAATACGGCTCGTTTGCCGCTTATCTGAAACAGGTGAACGGGAGCCCTGAAGAGATGAATCGGGAACTGAAAAGAAAGTTCAGCTTCATGGGCCCGAAAATCTCGGAAAGTTTTCTGCAGAGCATCGGAAAGACGCCGCCCTGGCATGAGCCAAATTGCTGGAGGTATAGAGGAGAAAGCTGA